The segment GCAATTTTCGAGGAACAGACCCATGGCAGACATCACCGCCAACGGCCAGGCCGGCCAGCCCCAGCTCGTGCTGCAGAAGATCTACGTGAAGGACGCTTCGTTCGAAGCCCCCAACGCCCCGCAGATCTTCCAGGAAATGGGTGAGACGGAAGCCCAGCCGCAGGTCCAGCTGAACCTGGGCCACAAGGCCGTCGACCTCGGCAACGACCTGTACGAAGTGGTCCTCTCGCTCACGCTCACCTGCGCCCTGGGCGAGCGCACGGCGTACCTGGCCGAAGTGCACCAGGCCGGCATCTTCGGCATCGGTGGCTTCACCGATGAAGACCGCGACGGCATCCTCGGCTCCTACTGCCCGAACCTGCTGTTCCCGTACGGTCGCCAGATGGTCTCGGCCATGATCCAGGAAGGTGGCTTCCCGCCGTTCCTCCTGCAGCCGATCAACTTCGACGCCCTGTACGCCGAGCAGCAGCGCCAGCAGGTCGAAGGCGCCGGTACTCACACGCTCAACAGCTAAGCCCACGTGACCGCGCCTTCCCGACCCACCGTCGCCGTCCTTGGCGCCGGGTCATGGGGCACCGCACTGGCTGCCCTGCTGGCGCGCAACGACGTCCCCACGCGCCTGTGGGGGCGTGACGCCGACGCCCTGGCCGAGATGGCCTCGGCGCGGCGTAACCTGCGCTACCTGCCCGACCTGGATCTCCCGCCGGAACTGGGCTACGAGGCCGATCTCGCCACTGCCGTGCGCGGCGCGGGCATCGTGCTCATCGTGGTGCCCAGCCACGCCTTCGCGTCCGTGCTGGACGAGATCATCCCGATGCTCGACCCCGGTGCCCGTATTTCCTGGGCCACCAAGGGCTTCGAGACGGGCACGGGCCGTTTCCTGCATGAGCTGGTCAACGAAAAGCTGCCCGGCCACCCGGCCGCGGTGGTCACCGGGCCGTCGTTCGCCCGCGAGGTGACCGCCGGCCTGCCCAGCGCCGTCACCGTGCATGCCACGGACGAGGCCTTCGGCAAGGAGCTGGCGGTCCTGCTGCACGCTCCGAATTTTCGCGCCTACACCGGCAACGACATCCTCGGCGCCGAGCTGGGCGGGGCGATGAAGAACGTGCTGGCCGTGGCCACCGGCGTGGCCGACGGCATGGAGCTGGGCCTCAACGCCCGCGCCGGCCTGATCACCCGCGGCATGAACGAGATGCTGCGCCTGGGCGTGGCCCTGGGGGCCCGCGCCGAGACGCTGATGGGCCTGGCGGGCCTCGGCGACCTGGTGCTCACCTGCACCGGCGACCTCTCCCGCAACCGCCGCCTGGGCCTGGCCCTGGGCAAGGGCATCCCGTTGCAGGAGGCCGTTCGCCAGATCGGCCAGGTGGTGGAAAGCGTGGTGACGGCCGATGAAGTGGCCCGCCTGGCCGGTTTCCATGGCCTCGACCTGCCGATTTCCGCCGCCGTCCGCGCCGTGCTGCACGGCGAAGTCACCCCGGAAGAGGGCGTGCGCCAGCTCATGGGCCGCGAGCAGAAGGCCGAGTACCCGGTGGACCTGTTCGCCAACCGGCGCGCCTGAGGGCGCCGGCCTGCCGCCCGGCTCGCTGAACCGGGCCGGTCCCGGGTAAAAAGTCCTACGGGCACGTCACCTCGCCTTTGCTAAGCTTCCTGTTTTGGTCGCGCAGACGAGACCGACACGGATGCATCAACCGGACGACAAGCGCAGGCGAGCCGCACCGGCAGGCGAACTCCCGGTGGCGTGGCAACGCGCCCTCGGCGGGATCACGCCCAAGGCTCCTTCGACGGACCGCACGGTCCTGGGTTTCTTCCTCGAGGGCATCAATGATGACCACGAGCCGGCCGCGCGCCTGGATGTCGCCCCTGTCCTGCTCACGCAGGGCGATGATGGCCGGTTCACCCGGCCGCTCCCGCTGGATGCGCGCCACCTCCCCGAATCCGCTCTCACCGTCGATGAGAAGCGCCTTGCCGCTACCGTGCTTGGCCTGCCGCAGACCCTGCGCAAGAGCCGCAGCTACGCCCGCTTCGCCGGCCCGCTGGGCGACCAGCTGCTGGCCGACGTGCTCGGCGCAGCGCCGTGCTTCTTCGGTGGCGTCGCTGGCCTGCGCCTGTCGCGTGGCGAGGCGCGCCCGCTCAAGTGGCGCTGGAACGTGGAAAAGGATGGTGGCCAGAAGCTGCTGCCCGATGTGGCACCCAGCCAGCGCCTGTTCCGCGTGGGCACGCTGTGGTTCCTCGATGCCGAGCATGCCGAGGTCGGCCTGCTGGAAAGCGACCCGGTAGAAAGCGCCTGGCTCGACCTGCCGCCGCTGCCGCCGGAGAGCACGGCCGTGTTTGCCACGAGCATCGGCGACGCCGGCATGGGCTCGCGCGTACCCGCGCCCCAGGTGTTCGCCGAAATGCGCCGTGCGGAAGTCTCGCCGCGCCCGGTGCTCACCCTGCACGCGCTGACCCGTCACGCCCGCCTCGCGGCCGGCACCCCGCCGCTCGCCTACGGCCGCCTGTCCTTCGACTACGCGGGCGAGCGCCTGCCGGGCCGTGGTGGCGAGCCGCTCGTGCGTCGCGTGCGCAATGGCGTGCTGCTGGAGATCACCCGCCGTCGTGCGGAAGAACTCGCCAGCATGGAGAACCTCGAATCCGTGGGCCTGAATCCGGCCGTGGATACCGAGGGCCTGCCGTGGGACATGGCCGATACCTTGCCCGAGGATGCGTGGCTGTTCCCCGGCAAGGGCTACGCTGGCGCGCTCGAAGTGAATACGCCGGCCCGCTGGCTGGCGCTGCGCGCGAAGCTCGAAGCCGATGGCTTCCTGCTCGACTACGCACCCAGCTTCCCGTTTGAAGTGCTCGAAGGCCCGGTGCACTGGTATGGCCAGGCCCGCGAAGACGACGCCGACCGCGCGTTCGACCTCGAAATCGGTATCGAGGTGGAAGGTCGCCGCGTGAACCTGCTGCCCGCCGTGGCGCAGGCGCTCGCCGAGCACCAGCTCAGCCTCAGCCCGATGCCGGGCGAGGCGGAAGATTCCGTGTGGTACGCGCCGGTGGACGATCGTCGCCGCGTGCCCGTGCGCCTGAAAGAACTGCGCGACCTGCTGGCGCCGCTCGCCGAATACCTCGAGAAGCCGCGCCAGCAATTGCACCTGCCGCGCGTGCAGGCCGGCCGCCTTGAAGAGCTGGTGCAGGCGCTGCCCAGCGGCGGTTCGTTCGAAGCACCGGAGCGCCTGCGCGGTTTCACCCGTCGCCTGCGCGAAGCCGGTGAACGCGCGAGCGATGCGATTCCCGACGGCCTCAACGCCGAGCTGCGCGGCTACCAGCGCGACGGCCTGCGCTGGATGAATGCGCTCGCCGAAGCCGGCACGGGTGGCGTCCTCGCGGACGACATGGGCCTGGGCAAGACGTTGCAGCTCATCACGCATCTGCTCGCGCTGAAGCAGAGCGGCCAGCTGGAAGCGCCCGCGCTTGTCGTGGTGCCGACCAGCCTGGTGCCGAACTGGGTGTCCGAAGTGGCGCGCTTTGCGCCGAGCCTGCGCGTGCTTGCACTGCATGGTCCGCAGCGCGCGGAAACCTTCACGCGCATGGCCGAGAACGACGTCATCCTCACCACCTACGCGCTGCTCCCGCGCGATGTGGAAACATTGAAGAAGCAGCCGTTCTCGCTGGTGGTGCTCGACGAAGCGCAGCAGGTGAAGAACCCGCGCACGCAGGCGCGCCGCGCGTTGCTGGCGCTGAAGATCCCGCGTTGCGTGTGCCTCACCGGTACGCCGCTGGAAAACCACCTCGGCGAGCTGTGGTCGCAGATCGATCTCGCCGTGCCGGGGCTGCTGGGTGATGAAGGCGCGTTCCGCCGGCATTACCGCGCACCGATTGAAAAGCACCAGGACACCGCCGTGCAGGAGCGCCTCAACCGGCGCATCGCACCGTTCATCCTGCGTCGCACGAAAGCCCAGGTGGCGTCCGAGCTGCCGGCGAAAACCGAAATCACCCGCCGCGTCGTCATGGAGCCGCGCCAGCGCGATCTCTATGAAAGCCTGCGCCTGTCGCTGGCCGAAGAGCTGCGCGAGGTCATCGCCCAGCGCGGCATCGCGCACAGCGGCATCGTCGTGCTCGATGCGCTGCTGAAGCTGCGCCAGGTCTGCTGCGATCCGCGCCTGGTAAAGCTCGAGGCCGCGCGTGGCGTGCGCGAGTCGGCGAAGTTCGAACTGCTGATGGACATGCTGCCGGCGCTGCTGGCCGAGGGCCGCCGCGTGCTGCTCTTCAGTCAGTTCACCGAGATGCTCAAGCTCATCGCCAGCGAACTTGACCGCCGCCGCCTCAGCTACGTCACGCTCACCGGCGAGACGCGCGATCGCGCCGAGCCCGTGCAGCGTTTCCAGGATGGCGACGTGCCGTTGTTCCTGCTTTCGCTGAAGGCCGGTGGCGTCGGCCTCAACCTCACCGCCGCCGACACGGTCATCCACTACGACCCGTGGTGGAACCCCGCTGCCGAAGCACAGGCCAGCGACCGCGCCCACCGCATCGGGCAGGACAAGCCGGTCTTCGTGTATCGCCTGATCACGGCAGGCACCGTCGAAGAACGCATCGAAGAACTCAAGGCCCGCAAGGCCGAACTCGCCGATGCCGTACTCGAAGGCGGCGGCACGCGCGAACGCTTGAGCTTCGACGAAAGCGACCTCGACGCGTTGCTCGCGCCGTCGGCCTGATCGTCGACTAAAAAGCGCACGATGTCCTCGTTTCTCAAGACGGACGCCCAGACCGATTGAAATAATCGGCGAGCGCGTCGGGCGCTGGCAAAAGAGCGACAGAATGAAACGTTGGTTAGCGGTTGCTCTGGCGACTCAGGCGCCTGCTGTTCCACTTGCAGAAGTCGCTGATCCCGCGCTCTGGCGTCAGCTATCGGAAATGGCGGCGGCTGGCGTGCGTGGTGGTGCCGAACTCCGCGCCGTGCGGCCCGCTCGGGCGCGCAAAGTGAGCGACGTGGCGGGTGGCCTGGGAGTGGCGAGCTGGTCGGGTGGGGCGTTGCGGCTGTCGTCGACGGTGGCGATCGTCGATTCGGAGATCCGGGTGGATGTCGACGACAACGTCATCGTGGCGCAGGGGCGAGTCGACGGCCGCTGTGTCAGTCGTGCCGAGGTGCAACGGCACTATCCCGGCCTTGTGATCACCCAGCCACCCACACCGCATGGGCCGCAGCGAACGGTGTGGTCTGCCTTCGGTGACTGGGGCCAGTTGGCTTTCAGCTTTCCGCAGGAGGCGCCGAGCTGTCTGGAAACCCTCTCGCTTACTCCGCACCCGGAGTCGCCCGACACCTGACGAGGCGTCTGCCGCGCAGGGTGCCTGAAGGCACCGTGCGCGGCCTGGAGGGGCTCAGCGACGCAGCGGCGTGCCGCCGGCTTCCACGATGGCGAGGGCGGCACCGCCGATCAGGCCCGGTTCCGGGTTCATGATCGCCTGGGTGGGCACGGCTTCCATGGTGTCGCGGAAGCGGCCCTTGGCCTCGAAACGCTCGCGGAAATGCTTCTGGATCCAGGGCAGCAGGATCGGGGTCATGCCGCCGGTGAGGTACACGCCGTCCCACGCGCCGAGGGTCAGCACCAGGTCGCCGGCGACGCTGCCGAAGATGCCGGCGAAGGTCTCGACGGCGCGCTGGCACATGGCGCAGGTGCCGTCGGTGGCGCGCTTGGTGATGATCTCCGGGGTGATGCCTTCTTCAGGCTTCTGGCCGGAGATTTCGCAGATGGCGTCGTAGAGATTCACCAGGCCGCCGCCGCTGATCAGGCGCTCGTTCGAGACGCGGCCGTAACGCAGGTTCAGCACCTTCAGGATTTCGATGTCTTCGGCGCTGTGCGCGGCGAAGCCGGCGTGGCCGCCTTCGGTCTGCAATACGCTGACCTTGTCACCGCGGATCAGCAGGCCGCCCACGCCAAGGCCAGTACCCGGGCCGACGACCACAAAAGTCTGCTCTTCCTTCGCGCCGATTTTCGGGACGGCAACCGAGCCGACCGGCACCAGGTCCTGGTGGCCTTCGGCGTCCTTGGTGTCGTTCATCAGCATTACCGCCATCGACTGCGCGGCAAAGTCGTTCACGAGGTGCACCCACTCCAGGTCCAGGTCGCCGGCGAGTTTCTTCGCGGAAATGGCCCAGGGGTTGTTGGTGACCTTCACCGTTTCGCCGTTATCGATGCGGCCGGCGGCGGCGATGATGGCGCGCTGCGCCTCATGGCCGGTTTCCTTGAAATACTGCTTCGCGGCGTCGGCCAGCGAGGCGTAATCCTTGACGTGGTAGCGGCGGATGCTTTCCTGAACCAGGGGGTTGTCCTGTTCCGGGTGGGCGATACCAAACCGGACGTTCGTGCCGCCGAGGTCGGCGAGCAGGGTCGGCGCCGCAGCGCTAACGTTGGCCATGATGGGAAACCTGTCGTGTCACGGAAGCCCGCAAGGGTGCCTCTTGCGGGGGCTGTCGTCTAGTGACGGTTTGCTCTTCACTCCATTGACACGGCCGGGGAGTCCTAGATGGGGCCGTGGAAGGCGACACTTTGACGTAAACGATTACGTTGGCAGAATACTCCATCGTCCGGATCAATGGCAGGCTTCGCCTGACTGGCCCGAGGCGCCTGGTTCCGGAGAGTGATGATGGCAGCGGTCCGCCTCGACAAGGTGCGCAAGGTTTACCCCAACGGCCACGTGGCCCTGAAGGAAGCGAGTTTCGAGATCGCCGACGGCGAGCTGCTCGTCCTCGTCGGCCCGTCCGGCTGTGGCAAGACCACGCTGCTGCGGATGATCGCCGGCCTGGAATCGATCACCGGCGGCAGCCTGAGCATCGGCGACCGCGTGGTGAATGACGTGGCCCCGAAGGACCGCGACATCGCCATGGTGTTCCAGAACTACGCGCTTTACCCCCACATGACGGTGCGCGAGAACCTCGGCTTTGGCCTGCGCCTGCGTGGCGTGGACAAGGCGGAGATTGATCGCCGCGTGGCCACGGCCTCGGACATGCTCGGCCTGGACGAGCGCCTGGATCATCGCCCGGCGGCGCTTTCCGGCGGCCAGCGCCAGCGTGTCGCCCTGGGCCGCGCCCTGGTGCGCGACCCGTCGGTGTTCCTGCTCGATGAGCCGCTGTCCAACCTGGATGCGAAGCTGCGTCTGTCCACCCGCGTGGAAATCGCCCGGATCCATCGCCGCGTCGGCGCCACGATGGTCTACGTCACCCACGACCAGATCGAGGCGATGACGCTGGGCCAGCGCATCGTGGTGCTCAACGGCGGCGTCATCCAGCAACTCGACACGCCGATGAATCTCTACAACAAGCCGGTGAACCTCTTCGTGGCCGGCTTCCTCGGCAGCCCGGCGATGAACCTGTTCCACGGCACGCTGCGTCGCGAGGATGGACTGCGCCTGGTAATGAAGGACGGCAGCATCGCGCTCGGCGTGGATGCCCCGGCACTGGCCGCGTATGTCGACAAGCCGTTGATCGTCGGCGTGCGCCCCGAAGACCTCCTCACCGTCGGCGACCACGCAGGCATTGAAGAGCGTTTGCGCGCGCATGTCGAAGTCGTCGAGCCAGTGGGCAACGAGGTGTTCCTCAACATGCGCCATGGCAACGACGAACTGGTGTCGCGCGTACCGCCGCAGTCGCTGATCCAGCCGGGTACGGATGTGGGCCTGGGCTTCCACCAGGAGCGCCTGCATTTCTTCGATCCAGCGTCGACGAACCGTATCGACGTCTGAGTATCTTCCTATATTGCGAATGCGATCCATTCGCAATAAGCTAGGCGCCCCGATAACCCCGGCCGCCAGCCCGGAGGCACGTTCCTCCTTCGCAAGCTCCCGATGCGCACCGCCGTTGCGGTGCGTCCTAGCGAAGGACGATCCACGTGTTCACAACCAGGAAGAACCTCCTCGCCGCTGCTGTCGGCGCGGCACTGTTTTGCGCGACCGCCGCGCACGCTGCCGATGCACCCGCCGCGGCGCCGGCCACCACGGCCGACGACCTGCCGCGCATCACCGTCACCGCGATTGGCTCATCGCTGCGCTTCGACGTGCCGGCCACGGTCACCGTCATCGATCGCCAGAAGATGGACCGCCATCTCGTGGCCAACATCCGCGACCTCGTGAAGTACGAGCCGGGCGTGTCCGTCGTCGGCACGGCCGGGCGCTGGGGTCTCGACAGCTACAACATCCGTGGCCTCGATGGGAACCGCGTGTCCATCCTCACCGATGGCGTGCCGGCGTCCAGCTCGTTCGGTTTCTCGACCACCGGCATGCGCGCCGGCCGCAGCTTCGTCGATCCGGATACGCTGAAGTCGGTGGAGATCTCGCGCGGCCCGGCGTCCGCGCTGAACCCGTCGGATTCGCTCGGCGGCACGGTGCGTTACACCACGAAGGATCCGGCCGACTACCTGCGTGACGGCAAGGACACCTACGTCTCCGTGCGCGAGCGTTACGACAGCGCCGACCGTTCGCTCGGCACCTCGCTGACCCTGGCCGGCGGCCGCCCGGATAACGGGCTGGTCATCGTCGCCAACCACATCGAAGGCCATGACCTCGGCAACAAGGGCGATGTGGCGACGCAGGACTTCACCCGCACCCGCCCGGATCCGCTGACCCAGAACACCACCAGCCTGCTGGCGAAGTACGTGCATGTGGCGGCCAGCGGCCGCGAGGATCGCGTCACGGCGGATTTCTACCGCAACAACGTCGATACCAACGTCCTCAGCGCCGTCGGCCAGTCAGGCACCACGAAACTGCTGACCGACACGGCGAATGATCGCGCCACGCGCCAGCGCGTGGCGGTGGGCCAGCGTTTCCCGACCATCCACCTAGGCATCGCCGATACGCTCGAGTGGGATGCGTACTGGCAGGAGTCCGAGACTGAGTCGCAGACTCGCACGCTGGCCAACGTGCCGAGCCGCGCCGCCACCTACGATCGCCTGTACCTCAGCGACCTGCAGGAGAAGCTGTTCGGCGGCCACCTGACCCTGGGCAAGACGATCGACTCGGGCAGCGTGCGGCAGCACATTACCTACGGCGTGGAAGCATCGCGCACCACGCCCACCGGCCAGCTGGGCGGGCAGGGTACCAACGTCGCCACGGGCATCACCTCCAGCAGCTCGCCGTACATGCCGGAGAACTACCCGCTGCGTTTCTTCCCGCGCAATGACACGGACCGTTATGCCGTGTTCGCGCAGGACGAGATCGACCTGATGGACGGCCGCCTGCGCATTACCCCCGGGGTGCGCTGGGATCACTACGCGTTCAAGCCGGACCAGGACGATCCGTACTACCAGAGCTCGTTCGTGCAGGAAGGCCTCGATGACGTGAAAAAAAACCGCTTCTCGCCGAAGCTGGGCGTCACCTGGTCGGTCACCGATAACGTCGAGCTGTTCGGCAATTACAGCCAGGGCTTCCGTCCGCCGCTGTACAACGAACTCGCCGTGGCCTGGGGCACCGCGCGCCTGTACGGCATCGTGCCGAATCCCAACCTCAAGCCGGAGACGAGCAAGGGCATCGAGATAGGCGTGCGCGGCAATGGCGACCTGGGCTACTTCAGTGCCAGCGCGTACTACAACCGTTACCGCAACTTCATCTATGGCGGCTTCACCCTCCCGCGCAGCGAATGGCCGCAGTGGGCGGTGAACCAGAACCTGCTCATCGTCATGCAGTCGGTGAATTTCCCGAAGGCGACGATCAAGGGCGTCGAGGCCTCCGGCGGCCTCATGCTCGGCGCGCTCACGGACACGCTGCAGGGCTGGCGCGTGGAGGGCAACCTCGCCGCGTCGAAGGGCGACAAGAAAACCTACGAAGGCGGCTGGTCGCCGCTCAACAGCGTCGATCCGCTCACCGCCACGCTGGGTATCGCGTACGACGCGAAGGCCTGGGGCGCGGAGCTGATCGGCAAGGGCGTGAAGCGCAAGTCGCGCCTCGACGACGACACCACGTTCCGCGCGCCGGGCTACGCCACGCTGGATCTCTACGCGCACTGGAAGCCGTGGGAGCCGCTGGAGCTGATGGCCGGCGTCACCAACATCGCCGACCGCAAGTACTGGGACTGGGGCTCGCTGCATGGCGGCGTGCTCACCAATGTCGCCACCGGCGGCGGCATCGACGACGCCCAGGCGCGCAACGCGCAGATCGAGCGCCTGACGATGCCGGGTCGCGCCCTCGTCGTATCCGCCCGTTACACCTTCTGAGGAGGCCTTGCCATGCAGGATATCCAGACCGCCAGCACGCCGCGCATCGACATCCCGGCGTTGCTCAACGGCTATCGCCACCTTCGCGAAACCGAACCCGGCCTGCGTGCACGGGATGCCGCGCTGCGCCTTGGCGTCAGCGAAGGCGCGCTCGTCGCCAGCCGTGTCGGTGATGGCGTGACCCGCCTGGAAGGCGAGCTGCCCGCGCTGATCCGTGACCTGCCCGCGCTGGGCAAGGTGATGGCACTCACGCGTAATGCCTACTGCGTGCACGAGAAGACGGGACAGTACGACCAGGTCGACATCGGTGGCGCCATGGGTATCGTGCTGGCCGGGGACATCGACCTGCGCCTGTTCCTCAAGCATTGGCGCTATGGTTTTGCCGTCAAGGAAACCTCACGTGGTCGCGAGCTCGAGAGCCTGCAGTTCTTCGACGGTGACGGCACGGCCGTGCACAAGGTGTACCTCACCGAGGAGACGAATCGTTCGGCGTGGCGCGCGTTGCTGCATCGCTACACGGCGGCCGTGCAGTCACCGCTGATCGACATCGTCAGCGTCGAAGCGCCGCTTCCCGAGCGGCTGGCTGACGAGGCGATCGACGTTGAGTCGTTGCGCGAGCACTGGCGTGCCCTGCGTGATCCGCATGATTTCTTCGCGCTGTTGAGGAAACACAAGGTCACCCGCCCACAGGCGCTGCGCGTTGTCGGCAGCGAATTTGCGACGAAACTCGATAACGGTGCGATGCGCACCGTGCTCGACGGTGCATCAGCGCAAGCCGTGCCGTTGATGGTGTTCGTCGGCTCGCCTGGCGTCGTGCAGATCCACACCGGTCCGGTCAGCAACATCGTCACGGCCGGCCCCTGGCTCAACGTCATGGACCCGGCTTTCAACCTGCACCTGCGCACCGACGCCATCGTCAGTAGCTGGGTGGTGACCAAGCCCGTGCCCGAAGGCGTCGTCACCTCGCTGGAGCTGTATGCGGCCGACGGCACGCAGATCGTCCAGGTATTCAGCAAGCGCAAGCCGGGTATTCCCGAGCGGGATGACTGGCGCGCCTTGCTGGCGACGGCGGAGGTGGCGGCATGAACGCGTGGCGCTTCCTGGTCACCGCGACGCTCCTGGTCGCGCCCTGCCTGGCGACCGCCGCCACGCGCATCGTGTCGCTCGGCGGCGATGTCACCGAAACCGTCTACGCCCTGCATGCACAGGATCAACTGGTCGCCGTCGACAGCACCAGTACGTGGCCCGAGGCCGCGCACGCGCTGCCGGACGTGGGCTATGTGCGCCAACTGAGTGCTGAAGGCGTACTCGCCC is part of the Luteibacter pinisoli genome and harbors:
- the secB gene encoding protein-export chaperone SecB → MADITANGQAGQPQLVLQKIYVKDASFEAPNAPQIFQEMGETEAQPQVQLNLGHKAVDLGNDLYEVVLSLTLTCALGERTAYLAEVHQAGIFGIGGFTDEDRDGILGSYCPNLLFPYGRQMVSAMIQEGGFPPFLLQPINFDALYAEQQRQQVEGAGTHTLNS
- a CDS encoding TonB-dependent hemoglobin/transferrin/lactoferrin family receptor, whose product is MFTTRKNLLAAAVGAALFCATAAHAADAPAAAPATTADDLPRITVTAIGSSLRFDVPATVTVIDRQKMDRHLVANIRDLVKYEPGVSVVGTAGRWGLDSYNIRGLDGNRVSILTDGVPASSSFGFSTTGMRAGRSFVDPDTLKSVEISRGPASALNPSDSLGGTVRYTTKDPADYLRDGKDTYVSVRERYDSADRSLGTSLTLAGGRPDNGLVIVANHIEGHDLGNKGDVATQDFTRTRPDPLTQNTTSLLAKYVHVAASGREDRVTADFYRNNVDTNVLSAVGQSGTTKLLTDTANDRATRQRVAVGQRFPTIHLGIADTLEWDAYWQESETESQTRTLANVPSRAATYDRLYLSDLQEKLFGGHLTLGKTIDSGSVRQHITYGVEASRTTPTGQLGGQGTNVATGITSSSSPYMPENYPLRFFPRNDTDRYAVFAQDEIDLMDGRLRITPGVRWDHYAFKPDQDDPYYQSSFVQEGLDDVKKNRFSPKLGVTWSVTDNVELFGNYSQGFRPPLYNELAVAWGTARLYGIVPNPNLKPETSKGIEIGVRGNGDLGYFSASAYYNRYRNFIYGGFTLPRSEWPQWAVNQNLLIVMQSVNFPKATIKGVEASGGLMLGALTDTLQGWRVEGNLAASKGDKKTYEGGWSPLNSVDPLTATLGIAYDAKAWGAELIGKGVKRKSRLDDDTTFRAPGYATLDLYAHWKPWEPLELMAGVTNIADRKYWDWGSLHGGVLTNVATGGGIDDAQARNAQIERLTMPGRALVVSARYTF
- a CDS encoding hemin-degrading factor — translated: MQDIQTASTPRIDIPALLNGYRHLRETEPGLRARDAALRLGVSEGALVASRVGDGVTRLEGELPALIRDLPALGKVMALTRNAYCVHEKTGQYDQVDIGGAMGIVLAGDIDLRLFLKHWRYGFAVKETSRGRELESLQFFDGDGTAVHKVYLTEETNRSAWRALLHRYTAAVQSPLIDIVSVEAPLPERLADEAIDVESLREHWRALRDPHDFFALLRKHKVTRPQALRVVGSEFATKLDNGAMRTVLDGASAQAVPLMVFVGSPGVVQIHTGPVSNIVTAGPWLNVMDPAFNLHLRTDAIVSSWVVTKPVPEGVVTSLELYAADGTQIVQVFSKRKPGIPERDDWRALLATAEVAA
- a CDS encoding NAD(P)H-dependent glycerol-3-phosphate dehydrogenase, yielding MTAPSRPTVAVLGAGSWGTALAALLARNDVPTRLWGRDADALAEMASARRNLRYLPDLDLPPELGYEADLATAVRGAGIVLIVVPSHAFASVLDEIIPMLDPGARISWATKGFETGTGRFLHELVNEKLPGHPAAVVTGPSFAREVTAGLPSAVTVHATDEAFGKELAVLLHAPNFRAYTGNDILGAELGGAMKNVLAVATGVADGMELGLNARAGLITRGMNEMLRLGVALGARAETLMGLAGLGDLVLTCTGDLSRNRRLGLALGKGIPLQEAVRQIGQVVESVVTADEVARLAGFHGLDLPISAAVRAVLHGEVTPEEGVRQLMGREQKAEYPVDLFANRRA
- the glk gene encoding glucokinase; this encodes MANVSAAAPTLLADLGGTNVRFGIAHPEQDNPLVQESIRRYHVKDYASLADAAKQYFKETGHEAQRAIIAAAGRIDNGETVKVTNNPWAISAKKLAGDLDLEWVHLVNDFAAQSMAVMLMNDTKDAEGHQDLVPVGSVAVPKIGAKEEQTFVVVGPGTGLGVGGLLIRGDKVSVLQTEGGHAGFAAHSAEDIEILKVLNLRYGRVSNERLISGGGLVNLYDAICEISGQKPEEGITPEIITKRATDGTCAMCQRAVETFAGIFGSVAGDLVLTLGAWDGVYLTGGMTPILLPWIQKHFRERFEAKGRFRDTMEAVPTQAIMNPEPGLIGGAALAIVEAGGTPLRR
- a CDS encoding DEAD/DEAH box helicase, giving the protein MHQPDDKRRRAAPAGELPVAWQRALGGITPKAPSTDRTVLGFFLEGINDDHEPAARLDVAPVLLTQGDDGRFTRPLPLDARHLPESALTVDEKRLAATVLGLPQTLRKSRSYARFAGPLGDQLLADVLGAAPCFFGGVAGLRLSRGEARPLKWRWNVEKDGGQKLLPDVAPSQRLFRVGTLWFLDAEHAEVGLLESDPVESAWLDLPPLPPESTAVFATSIGDAGMGSRVPAPQVFAEMRRAEVSPRPVLTLHALTRHARLAAGTPPLAYGRLSFDYAGERLPGRGGEPLVRRVRNGVLLEITRRRAEELASMENLESVGLNPAVDTEGLPWDMADTLPEDAWLFPGKGYAGALEVNTPARWLALRAKLEADGFLLDYAPSFPFEVLEGPVHWYGQAREDDADRAFDLEIGIEVEGRRVNLLPAVAQALAEHQLSLSPMPGEAEDSVWYAPVDDRRRVPVRLKELRDLLAPLAEYLEKPRQQLHLPRVQAGRLEELVQALPSGGSFEAPERLRGFTRRLREAGERASDAIPDGLNAELRGYQRDGLRWMNALAEAGTGGVLADDMGLGKTLQLITHLLALKQSGQLEAPALVVVPTSLVPNWVSEVARFAPSLRVLALHGPQRAETFTRMAENDVILTTYALLPRDVETLKKQPFSLVVLDEAQQVKNPRTQARRALLALKIPRCVCLTGTPLENHLGELWSQIDLAVPGLLGDEGAFRRHYRAPIEKHQDTAVQERLNRRIAPFILRRTKAQVASELPAKTEITRRVVMEPRQRDLYESLRLSLAEELREVIAQRGIAHSGIVVLDALLKLRQVCCDPRLVKLEAARGVRESAKFELLMDMLPALLAEGRRVLLFSQFTEMLKLIASELDRRRLSYVTLTGETRDRAEPVQRFQDGDVPLFLLSLKAGGVGLNLTAADTVIHYDPWWNPAAEAQASDRAHRIGQDKPVFVYRLITAGTVEERIEELKARKAELADAVLEGGGTRERLSFDESDLDALLAPSA
- a CDS encoding ABC transporter ATP-binding protein — its product is MAAVRLDKVRKVYPNGHVALKEASFEIADGELLVLVGPSGCGKTTLLRMIAGLESITGGSLSIGDRVVNDVAPKDRDIAMVFQNYALYPHMTVRENLGFGLRLRGVDKAEIDRRVATASDMLGLDERLDHRPAALSGGQRQRVALGRALVRDPSVFLLDEPLSNLDAKLRLSTRVEIARIHRRVGATMVYVTHDQIEAMTLGQRIVVLNGGVIQQLDTPMNLYNKPVNLFVAGFLGSPAMNLFHGTLRREDGLRLVMKDGSIALGVDAPALAAYVDKPLIVGVRPEDLLTVGDHAGIEERLRAHVEVVEPVGNEVFLNMRHGNDELVSRVPPQSLIQPGTDVGLGFHQERLHFFDPASTNRIDV